In Oryzias melastigma strain HK-1 unplaced genomic scaffold, ASM292280v2 sc01613, whole genome shotgun sequence, the following are encoded in one genomic region:
- the LOC112140802 gene encoding uncharacterized protein LOC112140802, protein MDKSVSHREESTDAEEEEENQFITQSSVIQLPFMNLSPTEAVLRVSPRWLSPGSSVTLSCEVEHESAGWSFYWYKAVPDLSHKSGSYSYELLPASSNGTADNSYIIHGQTHTAGYVCRAGRGEPHVYTLYSQPHFVWSGDLHPSASLSVSPDRVQHFTSDSVSLTCEGNSAEWRVGSFLLPDLLSFCSDWGTMNGSTCHVQKIQSSNAVFWCESGSAFSNAVNITGHNDDLILLSPVHPVTEGHSVTLGCKWRTENLLSKVFFYQNDTLIQSESRVEMIIPAVSKSHEGFYKCQSLGKESPQSWLAVTCQ, encoded by the exons ATGGACAAATCAGTGTCTCACAGGGAGGAGTCTACAgatgcagaggaggaagaggagaaccaGTTTATCACACAGAGTTCAGTGATCCAATTACCATTCATG AATCTTTCTCCAACAGAAGCGGTCCTGAGAGTGTCTCCACGGTGGTTGAGTCCTGGATCCTCAGTGACTCTGAGCTGTGAGGTTGAACATGAGTCTGCAGGATGGAGCTTCTACTGGTATAAAGCTGTTCCTGATCTATCACACAAGTCTGGCTCTTACAGCTATGAGCTGCTGCCTGCTAGCTCCAATGGGACTGCAGACAACTCCTACATCATTCatggacagacacacacagcaggATATGTGTGCAGAGCTGGAAGAGGAGAGCCACACGTCTACACTCTTTACAGTCAACCTCACTTTGTCTGGTCTGGAG ATCTTCATCCATCAGCGTCTCTCTCAGTGAGTCCTGACAGAGTCCAACACTTCACCTCTGACTCTGTCTCTCTGACCTGTGAGGGAAACTCTGCTGAGTGGAGAGTCGGCAGCTTTCTGCTTCCTGACTTGCTGTCATTCTGTTCTGACTGGGGAACAATGAATGGATCAACATGTCATGTTCAGAAGATCCAGTCCAGTAATGCAGTGTTCTGGTGTGAGTCTGGATCAGCTTTCAGCAACGCAGTCAACATCACTGGACACA ATGATGATCTGATCCTGCTGAGTCCTGTCCATCCTGTGACTGAGGGACATTCTGTTACTCTTGGCTGcaagtggaggacagaaaatcttctttctaaagtgtttttctaTCAGAATGACACATTAATCCAAAGTGAGAGCAGAGTGGAGATGATCATCCCTGCAGTGTCAAAGTCACATGAAGGCTTCTACAAGTGTCAGTCCTTAGGAAAAGAATCTCCACAGAGCTGGTTGGCAGTAACATGTCAGTAG